A genomic segment from Daphnia pulex isolate KAP4 chromosome 5, ASM2113471v1 encodes:
- the LOC124194450 gene encoding uncharacterized protein LOC124194450: protein MTADLHQSTIQQSRDSARLVVFRPRHKVMVSVFSYSLIFLFILGVGFQVCAILVNANYSQTGAGIWCGILYVATGVMGLLAVRREDKPMTIALLCMAVGSVFTSIALILLALLSLTSTTYQGAFPSLCTASNIILTVVGFIGFFISIVLLTIAAITSSSSKRSQSASTEMGVVKQDIKEDFKQDSIDTISLHQESIAPSEVEATISPPAAAESNGSTGSDGIYESLKSQQGSVAESAILDSSTIIAQIMEPIYAIPMKKKTNSSTTLASAGDFDIEVDNRRDSEVSENKVAPTKWFHREAADEPVSSDVDDDQHSRNIELPKEDVVVHAPPN, encoded by the exons ATGACTGCCGATCTCCATCAATCCACTATTCAGCAAAGCAGAGATTCAGCTCGTCTGGTTGTCTTTCGACCGCGACACAAAGTTATGGTCAGTGTCTTTTCCTATTCACTCATCTTCCTGTTCATCCTAGGCGTCGGATTTcag GTCTGCGCAATTTTAGTGAATGCGAACTACAGCCAAACCGGAGCCGGGATATGGTGCGGTATCCTTTACGTCGCTACAGGCGTCATGGGTCTGCTAGCCGTCCGTAGAGAGGATAAGCCCAT GACAATTGCATTGCTATGCATGGCTGTCGGGTCCGTTTTCACTTCCATCGCTCTCATACTGTTAGCATTACTTTCTCTCACTAGTACTACATATCAAG GAGCATTTCCTTCGTTATGCACTGCATCAAATATTATTCTAACTGTGGTGGGATTCATTGGATTTTTCATCTCAATCGTCCTATTGACAATTGCTGCCATCACTTCGTCATCTAGTAAACGG TCCCAGAGCGCTTCCACCGAAATGGGAGTAGTCAAGCAGGATATCAAAGAGGATTTCAAGCAGGATTCGATAGATACTATTAGTTTGCATCAAGAGTCCATCGCTCCATCCGAAGTGGAGGCAACTATTTCTCCTCCAGCAGCTGCTGAATCCAACGGTTCAACTGGCTCGGACGGTATCTATGAGTCGTTAAAATCCCAACAGGGCAGTGTGGCTGAAAGTGCCATTTTAGACTCGTCTACGATCATAGCTCAGATTATGGAACCTATCTACGCCATtccgatgaagaagaaaacgaattcCAGCACGACACTGGCATCCGCTGGCGATTTCGACATAGAAGTCGATAATCGCCGCGATAGCGAAGTCAGCGAAAACAAAGTGGCCCCAACTAAGTGGTTCCATAGGGAAGCAGCGGACGAGCCTGTAAGTTCAGACGTCGATGATGACCAACATTCAAGAAATATTGAACTGCCCAAAGAGGACGTTGTTGTTCACGCTCCGCCAAACTGA
- the LOC124194840 gene encoding zinc finger protein SNAI2-like — protein sequence MPKSFLFTHRRYNVSPVPTDEAATSLASPQRNGKDDVVPVVKQVQKLQRHIQQQQQQPQQRRSNPASSGYPAFPLSPGQGSIAELKSPGRPQSARISPVIGSSIPIVPAVAPNGRLGLHQPQHTNNAAAIPEEMYNLFQLAEVSLAASGGSEFRSVLERWRHQQQGLVMARALKSPVVKILDMSAAAAAANCAGHSPIPVLDKPLDLSRDPATITTATAAATEVRILTPSPSPTPSETHLTINLGLRKKLRPQTTSSSSGHRGSSEADDDDEDDDEEDDEEDDELDATDSCWSPDDVASCKSVSVVVKGPSISTGSNSGDSHSGPDGHECPDCGKRYSTSSNLARHRQTHRSPADQKARRCPHCDKVYVSVPAFSMHVRTHSQGCKCPYCGKSFSRPWLLQGHIRTHTGEKPFTCQICEKAFADKSNLRAHIQTHSNLKPFTCQRCGKAFALKSYLYKHEESSCMKLVTKITADADPKDDSTSQQSITE from the exons ATGCCGAAATCGTTCCTGTTTACTCATCGGCGTTACAACGTCAGTCCCGTTCCGACCG ATGAGGCTGCGACGTCGCTTGCATCACCGCAGAGGAATGGCAAAGATGACGTCGTCCCGGTGGTGAAACAAGTTCAAAAGTTACAACGccacatccagcagcagcaacagcagccgcaACAGAGAAGGAGCAATCCAGCATCCAGCGGCTATCCAGCGTTCCCTCTATCGCCCGGCCAAGGATCGATTGCCGAGCTCAAATCGCCCGGTCGGCCGCAGTCGGCCCGCATTTCGCCCGTCATCGGGAGCAGCATCCCCATCGTTCCAGCCGTGGCTCCCAACGGCCGCCTGGGCCTCCACCAGCCACAGCACACCAATAATGCAGCAGCCATTCCCGAGGAGATGTACAATCTCTTCCAGCTGGCCGAAGTCAGTCTGGCCGCTTCCGGCGGCAGTGAATTCCGCTCGGTGCTGGAACGCTGGAGACACCAGCAGCAAGGACTGGTCATGGCCAGGGCTCTCAAAAGTCCCGTCGTCAAAATCCTGGACATGTcggcagcagccgccgccgccaattGTGCCGGTCACTCACCGATTCCGGTGCTGGACAAACCGCTGGATCTGAGCCGAGATCCGGCCACAATAACGACGGCCACCGCCGCTGCGACGGAAGTGCGGATCTTGACGCCTTCGCCGTCGCCAACTCCGTCCGAGACTCACCTGACCATCAATCTCGGATTGCGCAAGAAATTACGGCCGCAAACAACTTCGTCATCATCCGGCCATCGCGGCTCATCCGAGGCGGATGACGACGATGAGGACGACGATGAAgaggacgacgaagaagatgatgaattgGATGCCACGGATTCTTGCTGGTCGCCCGATGACGTCGCCTCTTGCAAGTCCGTCTCCGTCGTCGTCAAGGGCCCATCCATCAGCACCGGCAGCAACAGCGGAGACAGTCACAGCGGACCAGACGGCCACGAATGCCCCGATTGCGGCAAGCGCTACAGCACGTCGTCCAATCTAGCCCGTCATCGGCAAACTCACCGATCGCCAGCTGATcaaaag GCGAGACGTTGTCCTCATTGCGATAAAGTTTACGTTTCGGTTCCGGCTTTCTCGATGCACGTCCGAACCCACAGTCAAGGATGCAAATGCCCCTATTGTGGTAAATCGTTCTCCAGACCGTGGCTCCTGCAAGGCCACATCCGAACTCATACAG GCGAGAAGCCGTTCACCTGTCAAATTTGCGAGAAAGCTTTCGCCGACAAATCCAATCTGCGCGCCCACATCCAGACTCATTCCAATTTGAAGCCGTTCACGTGCCAGCGCTGCGGCAAGGCCTTTGCTCTCAAATCCTATCTCTACAAGCACGAAGAGTCGTCGTGCATGAAACTGGTCACCAAAATAACGGCCGACGCCGATCCCAAAGACGATTCAACCAGTCAGCAGTCAATAACCGAATAG
- the LOC124194439 gene encoding serine/threonine-protein phosphatase 6 regulatory ankyrin repeat subunit A-like: protein MQIQFDRKDKIGEGMFGTVFRGKLNGREVAVKRVELSKSGENANEENALRKLDHPNVIKFFHSESDADFNYFALELCIASLDQVFPKFDQPPKYNGPELPQHLTVFLQLAWGLKYIHSKRFIHRDIKPANVLISVDSAGLAKIKLADFGLSRSVNQRGTCTLSGIKGTMNWFAPEMLRNLEKVEANFERGTVKSDVFALALVFGFILLKGKHLYGANELEVTGNIMGENPVNMKEIGDIEDVGNIDGLHCARDLLPKMLTDEPDKRNSSLEVVNELNQIKIKIEERKKENELRQLCQQTSLDLKKIKFLIRHGIDVNGRDYDGHNALHFLCRRNSSEKLIDAIDLLIQLGIDVTAKTNYDWNALHFLCFHNSSEILIDAIKLLIEHGIDVKGKDNNGRNALHLLCWNSDGEILIGAMQLLIQLGIDVNEKYSHDWNALHTLCRYHSSDKLIDAMKILIEQRIDVNERNDFRLNALHFLCEYNSSETLIDAVELLISHGIDVKVKDNDGRNALHLLCENNSSEKLIDVIKLLIDNKIDLNEKNNHEWNALHLLCRYNSSEILVDAINLLVKHGIDVNEKNCDDWNALHILCRYNSSEILIDAVELLIGHGIDVKVKDDDDGRNALHLLCEHNSSEKLIDVIKLLIDNKIDLNEKNNHTWNALHLLCRFNSSEILVQAINLLVKHGIDVNEKNNHEWNALHILCRYNSSDKLIDAMKILIEQRIDVNESNHFRLNALHFLCEYNSSEILIDAVELLIGNGIDVKVKDNDGRNALHLLCENNSSEKLIDVIKLLIDNKIDLNEKNNHEWNALHLLCQYNSSEKLMDAIKLLIEHGIEVISNGLNAQSLLLGNSQYRSKNNNIEEIIQFLEKI from the exons ATGCAAATCCAATTCGATAGAAAGGACAAAATAGGAGAAGGAATGTTTGGCACTGTCTTTCGCGGAAAATTAAACGGCCGTGAAGTTGCAGTAAAAAGAGTTGAGCTGTCAAAAAGCGGTGAAAatgcaaatgaagaaaatgctCTACGAAAATTGGACCATCCCAATGTCATCAAATTCTTTCACTCGGAAAGTGACGCCGATTTCAA TTATTTCGCTTTGGAACTTTGCATCGCATCTTTAGATCAAGTCTTTCCAAAGTTTGATCAACCGCCAAAATACAATGGGCCTGAATTACCGCAACATTTGACAGTTTTCCTCCAGTTGGCTTGGGGACTCAAATATATCCATTCGAAACGTTTTATTCACCGAGATATCAAACCGGCGAACGTTCTCATATCCGTCGACTCTGCTGGACtggcaaaaatcaaattggcGGATTTTGGGCTGTCCCGATCCGTCAACCAACGAGGGACGTGCACGTTAAGCGGAATCAAAGGAACTATGAACTGGTTTGCTCCCGAGATGCTGAGAAATCTAGAAAAGGTCGAAGCAAATTTTGAACGAGGTACTGTCAAGAGCGATGTCTTTGCATTAGCTCTCGTCTTTGGTTTTATTCTGTTGAAGGGGAAACATCTTTACGGTGCGAACGAGTTGGAAGTTACTGGAAATATCATGGGAGAAAACCCAGTCAACATGAAAG AAATAGGCGATATTGAAGACGTTGGAAACATTGACGGATTGCACTGCGCTCGTGATCTTCTACCGAAAATGTTGACCGACGAACctgacaaaagaaattcatctTTAGAAGTCGTcaatgaattaaatcaaatcaaaattaag attgaagagagaaaaaaagaaaacgaattgcGGCAACTGTGCCAGCAAACAAGTTTGGATctcaagaaaatcaaattcttaaTTCGTCACGGGATCGATGTGAATGGAAGAGATTACGACGGACACAATGCGCTTCATTTTTTGTGTCGACGTAATTCAAGTGAGAAACTAATCGACGCCATCGATCTCTTAATCCAACTTGGGATCGACGTGACTGCAAAAACGAACTACGATTGGAATGCACTTCATTTCTTGTGTTTTCATAATTCCAGTGAGATTTTAATCGACGCAATCAAGCTCTTAATCGAACACGGGATCGATGTGAAGGGAAAAGACAACAACGGGCGAAATGCACTTCATTTGTTGTGTTGGAATAGTGATGGGGAGATATTAATCGGTGCAATGCAACTTTTAATACAACTCGGGATCGATGTGAACGAAAAGTATAGCCACGATTGGAATGCACTTCATACCTTGTGTCGATATCATTCAAGTGACAAATTAATCGACGCCATGAAAATCTTAATTGAACAGAGGATCGATGTGAATGAAAGAAATGACTTTAGGTTAAATGCACTTCACTTCTTGTGTGAATATAATTCAAGTGAGACTTTAATCGACGCCGTCGAGCTCCTAATCAGCCACGGGATCGATGTGAAAGTTAAAGATAACGACGGGAGAAATGCACTTCATTTGTTGTgcgaaaataattcaagtgaGAAATTAATAGACGTAATCAAACTCTTAATCGATAACAAAATCGATCTGAATGAGAAGAATAATCACGAATGGAATGCACTTCATTTGTTGTGTCGATATAATTCAAGTGAAATTTTAGTCGACGCCATAAATCTCTTAGTTAAACACGGGATTGATgtgaatgaaaagaattgCGATGATTGGAATGCACTTCATATCTTGTGTCGATATAATTCAAGTGAGATTTTAATCGACGCCGTGGAGCTCCTAATCGGCCACGGGATCGATGTGAAGGTTaaagatgacgacgacgggAGAAATGCACTTCATTTGTTGTGCGAACATAATTCAAGTGAGAAATTAATAGACGTAATCAAACTCTTAATCGATAACAAAATCGATctgaatgagaaaaataatcacACATGGAATGCACTTCATTTGTTGTGTCGATTTAATTCAAGTGAAATTTTAGTCCAAGCCATAAATCTTTTAGTTAAACACGGGATCGATGTGAATGAGAAGAATAATCACGAGTGGAATGCACTTCATATCTTGTGTCGATATAATTCAAGTGACAAATTAATTGACGCCATGAAAATCTTAATTGAACAGAGGATCGATGTGAATGAAAGTAATCACTTTAGGTTAAATGCACTTCACTTCTTGTGTGAATATAATTCAAGTGAGATTTTAATCGACGCCGTCGAGCTCCTAATCGGCAATGGGATCGATGTGAAGGTTAAAGATAACGACGGGAGAAATGCACTTCATTTGTTGTgcgaaaataattcaagtgaGAAATTAATAGACGTAATCAAACTCTTAATCGATAACAAAATCGATCTGAATGAGAAGAATAATCACGAATGGAATGCACTTCATCTGTTGTGTCAATATAATTCAAGTGAGAAATTAATGGACGCGATCAAGCTCTTAATCGAACACGGGATCGAAGTAATATCCAACGGCCTTAATGCGCAATCTCTTTTATTAGGAAACTCTCAGTACAGATCGAAAAACAATAACATTGAAGAAATCATCCAATTCctcgaaaaaatttag